One Prunus dulcis chromosome 7, ALMONDv2, whole genome shotgun sequence DNA segment encodes these proteins:
- the LOC117634670 gene encoding thioredoxin H-type yields the protein MAAEEGQVVSCHTLDAWNEQLQKGNDSKKLMVIDFTASWCGPCRFIAPFLAELAKKLPNVIFVKVDVDELKSVAQDWAVEAMPTFMFLKEGKIVDKVVGAKKDELQQTIAKHVAAASASA from the exons ATGGCAGCAGAGGAGGGACAAGTTGTCAGTTGCCATACTCTCGATGCATGGAACGAGCAGCTCCAGAAGGGCAACGACTCCAAGAAGCTG ATGGTCATTGATTTCACTGCTTCATGGTGTGGACCATGCCGCTTCATCGCACCATTCCTGGCAGAGTTGGCTAAGAAACTGCCAAATGTCATATTCGTAAAGGTTGATGTGGATGAGTTGAAG TCTGTGGCTCAAGACTGGGCCGTAGAGGCAATGCCAACCTTCATGTTCCTGAAAGAAGGGAAGATAGTGGACAAAGTGGTGGGAGCAAAGAAAGACGAGCTGCAGCAGACTATAGCAAAGCACGTTGctgctgcttctgcttctgccTGA
- the LOC117634369 gene encoding protein RTE1-HOMOLOG, with translation METSASPEHNLMIDGSASPTLQIDPRRARFPCCIVWTPLPVISWLIPFIGHIGICREDGVILDFAGPNFVCVDNFAFGAATRYIQISKEKCHSIPNPSVCQSEDQYRQDEPGRDIMTWDDALRKGTQEFQHRSYNILTCNCHSFVANNLNRLGFCSGGWNVVNLAALIFLKGKWVSTASMVRSFLPFLIAFGLGVAFAGSTFLTYLGFFTAFLVGWFLLGTYCFKSLIHL, from the exons ATGGAAACAAGTGCAAGCCCTGAGCACAACTTGATGATCGATGGAAGTGCTTCACCAACTCTGCAAATTGACCCTAGAAGAGCCCGGTTTCCATGCTGCATTGTGTGGACACCCCTTCCAGTTATTTCATGGTTGATTCCTTTCATTGGCCACATTGGCATATGCAGAGAAGATGGTGTGATTTTGGACTTTGCTGGGCccaattttgtgtgtgtggatAACTTTGCTTTCGGAGCAGCGACTCGCTACATCCAAATAAGCAAAGAAAAG TGTCACTCTATTCCCAATCCATCTGTGTGTCAAAGCGAGGATCAATACAGACAGGATGAACCCGGAAGAGACATAATGACATGGGATGATGCACTTCGGAAGGGCACACAGGAATTCCAACACCGATCTTATAATATTCTTACCTGCAATTGCCACTCCTTTGTAGCCAACAACCTAAACAGGTTAGGCTTTTGTTCTGGTGGGTGGAATGTGGTGAACCTTGCAGCTCTGATTTTCCTCAAGGGTAAATGGGTGAGCACGGCATCCATGGTGCGGTCCTTTTTACCATTTTTAATAGCATTCGGTCTTGGAGTTGCATTTGCAGGTTCAACCTTCCTAACTTACTTAGGATTCTTCACGGCCTTTCTTGTTGGATGGTTTCTTCTTGGTACTTACTGTTTCAAGAGTTTGATCCATTTGTAA
- the LOC117635813 gene encoding protein MICRORCHIDIA 2-like: MAPKREKEAIPVVELDSDDDNGAGVGAPNQNNNASSTGAPPQATPQPQQQPLAPNCQTLDSRSFWKAGDYAVGPTARPYISQGQLEHARVHPKFLHSNATSHKWAFGAIAELLDNAVDEVQNGATFVRVDKIDVVKDNSPALLFQDDGGGMDPEGMRKCMSLGYSTKKANTTIGQYGNGFKTSTMRLGADVIVFSRAIHAGKATQSVGLLSYTFLRRTGQDDVIVPMIDFDISGNWVEPITYGSQDDWTSNLKTILEWSPFASKEDLMLQFEEIGAHGTRIVIYNLWLNDEGIYELSFDDDDEDIRLRDEAAGGKSTKVQQKIQSHISYRMRYSLRAYASILYLRTFTNFKIVLRGKPIQQYHIKDDLKYLEVKTYRPQITTLNEVIVETTIGFIKEAPDLGVTGFNLYHKNRLIRPFWKVTADGSSKGNGVVGILEANFIEPAHDKQDFERSSLFFRLETRLKQMVNEYWKTNCHFVGYQPIGARNLQKDQTFKPSVGVTPKDMHLDQTMAGLSANVLQNDSRTKSSEVVTSADNREPMSVDEICEENIQLFMRCEAQVQKETELRQTIENLEKELEMAKRKSAQLASYLETKRKQKIMKQPTETV, translated from the exons ATGGCGCctaaaagagagaaggaagccATCCCTGTTGTGGAGCTAGACAGCGACGACGATAACGGTGCCGGAGTCGGAGCACCGAACCAGAACAACAATGCCTCGTCGACCGGAGCACCGCCGCAAGCCACACCTCAACCGCAGCAACAGCCCTTGGCTCCCAACTGTCAAACCCTAGACTCTCGTAGTTTCTGGAAAGCCGGCGACTATGCGGTGGGACCCACCGCCAGGCCCTATATTTCCCAAGGGCAGCTGGAGCATGCCCGTGTCCATCCcaagtttcttcattccaaTGCTACTTCGCATAAATGGGCTTTTGGCG CCATTGCTGAGCTATTGGACAATGCTGTTGATGAG GTACAAAATGGTGCAACTTTTGTGAGAGTTGATAAAATTGATGTTGTGAAAGATAACTCCCCAGCCTTACTTTTCCAAG ATGATGGTGGGGGAATGGATCCTGAAGGTATGCGCAAATGCATGAGCTTGGGTTATTCTACTAAGAAGGCAAACACGACTATTGGGCAAT ATGGTAATGGATTCAAGACAAGTACCATGCGGCTAGGTGCTGATGTCATTGTTTTCAGCCGTGCAATTCACGCAGG CAAAGCTACCCAGAGTGTTGGTCTTTTATCTTATACGTTCCTCCGGAGAACTGGACAGGATGATGTTATTGTTCCAATG ATTGATTTTGACATCTCTGGAAACTGGGTTGAACCAATAACTTATGGCTCGCAGGATGACTGGACTTCTAATTTGAAAACAATCCTAGAATGGTCTCCCTTTGCATCAAAGGAGGATCTCATGCTACAG TTTGAGGAAATTGGAGCCCATGGAACAAGAATAGTTATATACAATTTGTGGCTAAATGATGAAGGAATATATGAACTGagttttgatgatgatgatgag GATATACGGTTGAGAGATGAAGCTGCCGGTGGAAAGTCAACTAAAgtacaacaaaaaatacaatcccATATATCTTACCGTATGCGCTATTCATTGAGG GCATATGCTTCCATTCTGTACCTCAGAACATTCACGAACTTCAAAATTGTATTAAGGGGAAAACCTATACAGCAATATCATATTAAAGATGACTTGAAATATTTAGAAGTTAAAACATACAGGCCTCAGATAACAACATTGAATGAG GTTATAGTGGAAACAACCATTGGATTCATAAAGGAGGCGCCTGATCTTGGAGTTACTGGATTCAACCTGTACCATAAAAATCGCCTCATCAGG CCCTTTTGGAAAGTCACAGCTGATGGTTCTTCGAAAGGGAACGGTGTTGTTG GAATTCTTGAAGCAAATTTTATAGAGCCAGCACATGATAAGCAGGATTTTGAAAGATCTTCATTGTTTTTCCGTCTTGAAACTAGGCTGAAACAAATGGTAAATGAGTACTG GAAAACCAATTGTCACTTTGTGGGATATCAGCCCATTGGTGCACGCAACCTGCAGAAGGATCAGACTTTTAAACCTTCTGTTGGAGTTACACCAAAAGATATGCATCTGGATCAAACTATGGCTGGCCTTTCTGCTAATGTCCTTCAAAATGATTCGCGAACT AAGTCATCGGAAGTAGTGACGTCTGCCGACAATAGAGAGCCCATGTCAGTTGATGAGATATGTGAAGAGAATATACAACTTTTCATGAG GTGTGAGGCACAGGTGCAGAAGGAGACTGAGTTGAGGCAGACG ATTGAAAACCTAGAGAAGGAATTGGAGATGGCCAAAAGGAAGAGCGCTCAACTTGCTTCATATTTAGAGACAAAGAGGAAGCAAAAGATAATGAAACAACCTACCGAAACGGTTTGA
- the LOC117634794 gene encoding uncharacterized protein LOC117634794 isoform X2 — protein MRKRDLAILMLSAFAIFFSLQHEGDFSFREAWMHLSDDYPIKYEADRLPPPIVADLNGDGKKEVLVATHDAKIQVLEPHSRRVDEGFSNARVLAEVSLLPDKIRISSGRRPVAMATGVIDKLRPGQRPRQVLVVVTSGWSVMCFDSNLKKLWEVNLQEDFPHNAHHREIAISISNYTLRHGDTGLVIVGGRMEMQPHISLDPFEEIGRTERSADQHRRNLTEKEASENSGTVDLRHFALFAFAGGSGAIRWTRKNENIEEHSSDASRLIPQHNYKLDVQALNSRQPGEFECREFRESILGVMPHHWDRREDTLLELARFKRHKRKILKRTSGKTINYPFHKPEENHLPGKDSTKKISNFIGKAAQYAGSAKPNKPFPYIPTITNHTQLWWVPNVVVAHQKEGIEAIHLASGRTFCKAVGGNGAEQTVASGSMEVLRPCWAVATSGVPVREQLFNASICHHSLFNLFQHGEYSRNFGRTHDLASLEVATPILIPRSDGHRHRKGSHGDVVFLTNRGEVTSYSPGLHGHGAVWQWQLSTGAIWSNLPSPSGMMESGIVVPTLKSFSLRVHDNQQVILAAGEQEAVVISPGGSILTSVDLPAPPTHTLVTEDFSNDGLTDLIIVTNTGVYGFVQTRQPGALFFSTLVGCLILVMGVVFVTQHLNSIKGKPRASSAQ, from the exons ATGAGGAAGCGAGATTTAGCCATTCTCATGCTCTCTGCTTTCGccatcttcttttctcttcag CACGAGGGTGATTTCTCGTTCAGAGAGGCATGGATGCATCTCTCCGATGACTACCCCATCAAGTACGAAGCCGACCGTCTCCCTCCGCCGATCGTCGCCGATCTCAACGGTGACGGCAAGAAAGAAGTCCTCGTGGCCACCCACGATGCCAAAATCCAG GTTTTGGAGCCTCATAGTAGGCGTGTGGATGAAGGATTCAGTAATGCTCGCGTGCTTGCGGAGGTGAGCCTGTTGCCTGACAAAATCCGCATCTCCTCCGGCAGACGCCCCGTGGCAATGGCTACCGGGGTTATCGACAAGCTCAGACCCGGGCAAAGACCCAGGCAGGTTTTGGTGGTTGTTACGTCGGGTTGGTCTGTCATGTGCTTCGATTCCAACCTCAAAAAGCTCTGGGAAGTCAATTTGCAG GAGGATTTTCCACATAATGCTCATCATAGGGAGATTGCCATCTCCATAAGCAATTACACCTTGAGGCATGGGGATACAGGATTGGTGATTGTTGGTGGAAGGATGGAAATGCAGCCTCAT ATTTCCCTGGACCCTTTTGAAGAAATTGGGAGGACAGAGAGAAGTGCTGATCAGCATAGAAGAAATCTAACTGAAAAGGAG GCTTCTGAGAATTCAGGAACTGTGGATTTACGCCATTTTGCATTGTTTGCATTTGCTGGTGGCTCTGGAGCAATTCGATGGACCAGAAAGAATGAG AATATCGAAGAACATTCTTCAGATGCATCACGGTTAATTCCACAGCATAACTACAAGCTTGATGTTCAGGCTTTGAACAGTCGTCAACCAGGAGAG TTTGAATGTAGGGAATTCAGAGAATCTATCCTTGGAGTTATGCCACATCACTGG GATAGAAGAGAAGATACTTTGTTGGAACTTGCAAGGTTCAAGAGgcacaaaaggaaaatattgaAGAGAACATCTGGAAAGACTATTAACTACCCTTTCCACAAGCCTGAAGAAAACCATCTTCCTGGAAAAgactcaacaaaaaaaatttctaactTCATTGGAAAAGCTGCACAGTATGCTGGCTCTGCAAAACCTAATAAG CCATTTCCATATATTCCTACCATAACAAACCACACACAACTTTGGTGGGTTCCTAATGTTGTTGTAGCTCATCAAAAAGAAGGAATAGAAGCTATTCACTTAGCATCTGGTCGCACTTTTTGTAAG GCTGTAGGGGGGAATGGTGCTGAGCAGACTGTTGCCAGTGGATCCATGGAAGTGCTCCGCCCCTGTTGGGCTGTTGCGACCTCTGGTGTACCTGTACGAGAACAACTATTTAATGCTTCTATATGCCATCATTCCCTTTTTAACTTATTCCAACATGGAGAATATTCAAGAAACTTTGGTCGAACTCATGATTTAGCTTCATTGGAGGTAGCAACTCCCATTCTCATCCCAAGAAGTGATGGCCATAGGCATCGTAAGGGAAGCCATGGTGATGTTGTCTTCTTGACAAATCGTGGTGAG GTAACATCATACTCCCCTGGGTTGCATGGTCATGGTGCTGTTTGGCAGTGGCAGCTTTCGACGGGTGCTATATGGTCAAATCTTCCATCCCCATCAGGGATGATGGAATCTGGTATAGTGGTACCTACACTGAAGTCATTCTCATTACGAGTCCATGATAATCAACAAGTGATCCTTGCTGCTGGAGAACAAGAGGCTGTCGTGATATCTCCTGGAGGAAGTATTTTAACATCAGTTGACCTTCCAGCACCACCCACACACACCCTGGTAACTGAGGACTTCTCGAACGATGGCCTCACTGATCTTATCATTGTGACCAACACCGGGGTGTACGGGTTCGTACAGACCAGGCAACCAGGCGCCCTCTTCTTCAGCACCCTGGTTGGTTGCCTCATACTTGTAATGGGAGTCGTATTTGTTACCCAACACCTCAACTCCATAAAGGGCAAACCCCGTGCTTCATCTGCTCAGTGA
- the LOC117634794 gene encoding uncharacterized protein LOC117634794 isoform X1, with product MRKRDLAILMLSAFAIFFSLQHEGDFSFREAWMHLSDDYPIKYEADRLPPPIVADLNGDGKKEVLVATHDAKIQVLEPHSRRVDEGFSNARVLAEVSLLPDKIRISSGRRPVAMATGVIDKLRPGQRPRQVLVVVTSGWSVMCFDSNLKKLWEVNLQEDFPHNAHHREIAISISNYTLRHGDTGLVIVGGRMEMQPHISLDPFEEIGRTERSADQHRRNLTEKEASENSGTVDLRHFALFAFAGGSGAIRWTRKNENIEEHSSDASRLIPQHNYKLDVQALNSRQPGEFECREFRESILGVMPHHWDRREDTLLELARFKRHKRKILKRTSGKTINYPFHKPEENHLPGKDSTKKISNFIGKAAQYAGSAKPNKPFPYIPTITNHTQLWWVPNVVVAHQKEGIEAIHLASGRTFCKLHLQEGGLHADINGDGVLDHVQAVGGNGAEQTVASGSMEVLRPCWAVATSGVPVREQLFNASICHHSLFNLFQHGEYSRNFGRTHDLASLEVATPILIPRSDGHRHRKGSHGDVVFLTNRGEVTSYSPGLHGHGAVWQWQLSTGAIWSNLPSPSGMMESGIVVPTLKSFSLRVHDNQQVILAAGEQEAVVISPGGSILTSVDLPAPPTHTLVTEDFSNDGLTDLIIVTNTGVYGFVQTRQPGALFFSTLVGCLILVMGVVFVTQHLNSIKGKPRASSAQ from the exons ATGAGGAAGCGAGATTTAGCCATTCTCATGCTCTCTGCTTTCGccatcttcttttctcttcag CACGAGGGTGATTTCTCGTTCAGAGAGGCATGGATGCATCTCTCCGATGACTACCCCATCAAGTACGAAGCCGACCGTCTCCCTCCGCCGATCGTCGCCGATCTCAACGGTGACGGCAAGAAAGAAGTCCTCGTGGCCACCCACGATGCCAAAATCCAG GTTTTGGAGCCTCATAGTAGGCGTGTGGATGAAGGATTCAGTAATGCTCGCGTGCTTGCGGAGGTGAGCCTGTTGCCTGACAAAATCCGCATCTCCTCCGGCAGACGCCCCGTGGCAATGGCTACCGGGGTTATCGACAAGCTCAGACCCGGGCAAAGACCCAGGCAGGTTTTGGTGGTTGTTACGTCGGGTTGGTCTGTCATGTGCTTCGATTCCAACCTCAAAAAGCTCTGGGAAGTCAATTTGCAG GAGGATTTTCCACATAATGCTCATCATAGGGAGATTGCCATCTCCATAAGCAATTACACCTTGAGGCATGGGGATACAGGATTGGTGATTGTTGGTGGAAGGATGGAAATGCAGCCTCAT ATTTCCCTGGACCCTTTTGAAGAAATTGGGAGGACAGAGAGAAGTGCTGATCAGCATAGAAGAAATCTAACTGAAAAGGAG GCTTCTGAGAATTCAGGAACTGTGGATTTACGCCATTTTGCATTGTTTGCATTTGCTGGTGGCTCTGGAGCAATTCGATGGACCAGAAAGAATGAG AATATCGAAGAACATTCTTCAGATGCATCACGGTTAATTCCACAGCATAACTACAAGCTTGATGTTCAGGCTTTGAACAGTCGTCAACCAGGAGAG TTTGAATGTAGGGAATTCAGAGAATCTATCCTTGGAGTTATGCCACATCACTGG GATAGAAGAGAAGATACTTTGTTGGAACTTGCAAGGTTCAAGAGgcacaaaaggaaaatattgaAGAGAACATCTGGAAAGACTATTAACTACCCTTTCCACAAGCCTGAAGAAAACCATCTTCCTGGAAAAgactcaacaaaaaaaatttctaactTCATTGGAAAAGCTGCACAGTATGCTGGCTCTGCAAAACCTAATAAG CCATTTCCATATATTCCTACCATAACAAACCACACACAACTTTGGTGGGTTCCTAATGTTGTTGTAGCTCATCAAAAAGAAGGAATAGAAGCTATTCACTTAGCATCTGGTCGCACTTTTTGTAAG CTTCATCTTCAAGAGGGTGGCCTTCATGCTGATATAAATGGCGATGGAGTCCTAGATCATGTCCAG GCTGTAGGGGGGAATGGTGCTGAGCAGACTGTTGCCAGTGGATCCATGGAAGTGCTCCGCCCCTGTTGGGCTGTTGCGACCTCTGGTGTACCTGTACGAGAACAACTATTTAATGCTTCTATATGCCATCATTCCCTTTTTAACTTATTCCAACATGGAGAATATTCAAGAAACTTTGGTCGAACTCATGATTTAGCTTCATTGGAGGTAGCAACTCCCATTCTCATCCCAAGAAGTGATGGCCATAGGCATCGTAAGGGAAGCCATGGTGATGTTGTCTTCTTGACAAATCGTGGTGAG GTAACATCATACTCCCCTGGGTTGCATGGTCATGGTGCTGTTTGGCAGTGGCAGCTTTCGACGGGTGCTATATGGTCAAATCTTCCATCCCCATCAGGGATGATGGAATCTGGTATAGTGGTACCTACACTGAAGTCATTCTCATTACGAGTCCATGATAATCAACAAGTGATCCTTGCTGCTGGAGAACAAGAGGCTGTCGTGATATCTCCTGGAGGAAGTATTTTAACATCAGTTGACCTTCCAGCACCACCCACACACACCCTGGTAACTGAGGACTTCTCGAACGATGGCCTCACTGATCTTATCATTGTGACCAACACCGGGGTGTACGGGTTCGTACAGACCAGGCAACCAGGCGCCCTCTTCTTCAGCACCCTGGTTGGTTGCCTCATACTTGTAATGGGAGTCGTATTTGTTACCCAACACCTCAACTCCATAAAGGGCAAACCCCGTGCTTCATCTGCTCAGTGA
- the LOC117634794 gene encoding uncharacterized protein LOC117634794 isoform X3 codes for MRKRDLAILMLSAFAIFFSLQHEGDFSFREAWMHLSDDYPIKYEADRLPPPIVADLNGDGKKEVLVATHDAKIQVLEPHSRRVDEGFSNARVLAEVSLLPDKIRISSGRRPVAMATGVIDKLRPGQRPRQVLVVVTSGWSVMCFDSNLKKLWEVNLQEDFPHNAHHREIAISISNYTLRHGDTGLVIVGGRMEMQPHISLDPFEEIGRTERSADQHRRNLTEKEASENSGTVDLRHFALFAFAGGSGAIRWTRKNENIEEHSSDASRLIPQHNYKLDVQALNSRQPGEFECREFRESILGVMPHHWDRREDTLLELARFKRHKRKILKRTSGKTINYPFHKPEENHLPGKDSTKKISNFIGKAAQYAGSAKPNKAVGGNGAEQTVASGSMEVLRPCWAVATSGVPVREQLFNASICHHSLFNLFQHGEYSRNFGRTHDLASLEVATPILIPRSDGHRHRKGSHGDVVFLTNRGEVTSYSPGLHGHGAVWQWQLSTGAIWSNLPSPSGMMESGIVVPTLKSFSLRVHDNQQVILAAGEQEAVVISPGGSILTSVDLPAPPTHTLVTEDFSNDGLTDLIIVTNTGVYGFVQTRQPGALFFSTLVGCLILVMGVVFVTQHLNSIKGKPRASSAQ; via the exons ATGAGGAAGCGAGATTTAGCCATTCTCATGCTCTCTGCTTTCGccatcttcttttctcttcag CACGAGGGTGATTTCTCGTTCAGAGAGGCATGGATGCATCTCTCCGATGACTACCCCATCAAGTACGAAGCCGACCGTCTCCCTCCGCCGATCGTCGCCGATCTCAACGGTGACGGCAAGAAAGAAGTCCTCGTGGCCACCCACGATGCCAAAATCCAG GTTTTGGAGCCTCATAGTAGGCGTGTGGATGAAGGATTCAGTAATGCTCGCGTGCTTGCGGAGGTGAGCCTGTTGCCTGACAAAATCCGCATCTCCTCCGGCAGACGCCCCGTGGCAATGGCTACCGGGGTTATCGACAAGCTCAGACCCGGGCAAAGACCCAGGCAGGTTTTGGTGGTTGTTACGTCGGGTTGGTCTGTCATGTGCTTCGATTCCAACCTCAAAAAGCTCTGGGAAGTCAATTTGCAG GAGGATTTTCCACATAATGCTCATCATAGGGAGATTGCCATCTCCATAAGCAATTACACCTTGAGGCATGGGGATACAGGATTGGTGATTGTTGGTGGAAGGATGGAAATGCAGCCTCAT ATTTCCCTGGACCCTTTTGAAGAAATTGGGAGGACAGAGAGAAGTGCTGATCAGCATAGAAGAAATCTAACTGAAAAGGAG GCTTCTGAGAATTCAGGAACTGTGGATTTACGCCATTTTGCATTGTTTGCATTTGCTGGTGGCTCTGGAGCAATTCGATGGACCAGAAAGAATGAG AATATCGAAGAACATTCTTCAGATGCATCACGGTTAATTCCACAGCATAACTACAAGCTTGATGTTCAGGCTTTGAACAGTCGTCAACCAGGAGAG TTTGAATGTAGGGAATTCAGAGAATCTATCCTTGGAGTTATGCCACATCACTGG GATAGAAGAGAAGATACTTTGTTGGAACTTGCAAGGTTCAAGAGgcacaaaaggaaaatattgaAGAGAACATCTGGAAAGACTATTAACTACCCTTTCCACAAGCCTGAAGAAAACCATCTTCCTGGAAAAgactcaacaaaaaaaatttctaactTCATTGGAAAAGCTGCACAGTATGCTGGCTCTGCAAAACCTAATAAG GCTGTAGGGGGGAATGGTGCTGAGCAGACTGTTGCCAGTGGATCCATGGAAGTGCTCCGCCCCTGTTGGGCTGTTGCGACCTCTGGTGTACCTGTACGAGAACAACTATTTAATGCTTCTATATGCCATCATTCCCTTTTTAACTTATTCCAACATGGAGAATATTCAAGAAACTTTGGTCGAACTCATGATTTAGCTTCATTGGAGGTAGCAACTCCCATTCTCATCCCAAGAAGTGATGGCCATAGGCATCGTAAGGGAAGCCATGGTGATGTTGTCTTCTTGACAAATCGTGGTGAG GTAACATCATACTCCCCTGGGTTGCATGGTCATGGTGCTGTTTGGCAGTGGCAGCTTTCGACGGGTGCTATATGGTCAAATCTTCCATCCCCATCAGGGATGATGGAATCTGGTATAGTGGTACCTACACTGAAGTCATTCTCATTACGAGTCCATGATAATCAACAAGTGATCCTTGCTGCTGGAGAACAAGAGGCTGTCGTGATATCTCCTGGAGGAAGTATTTTAACATCAGTTGACCTTCCAGCACCACCCACACACACCCTGGTAACTGAGGACTTCTCGAACGATGGCCTCACTGATCTTATCATTGTGACCAACACCGGGGTGTACGGGTTCGTACAGACCAGGCAACCAGGCGCCCTCTTCTTCAGCACCCTGGTTGGTTGCCTCATACTTGTAATGGGAGTCGTATTTGTTACCCAACACCTCAACTCCATAAAGGGCAAACCCCGTGCTTCATCTGCTCAGTGA